One region of Chanodichthys erythropterus isolate Z2021 chromosome 17, ASM2448905v1, whole genome shotgun sequence genomic DNA includes:
- the LOC137004210 gene encoding C3a anaphylatoxin chemotactic receptor-like produces the protein YKTNNLSATLRRHTKVKTQLFPINSHNTNRRQQTLHRVLSDQCVTQNTSFGHENLTRGRTNNITLQPMGLGFWIFLICIFIATFIVGFIGNGLVIFLTGCRMKTTVNSIWFLNMAIADIIFILSMMILPFIGYFSSLRYVISRMVTLNLFASIYFLVVISLDRCLCTWMVVWAQNKRTVLRARIICVIVWVSSISSSIPSFVNVFPDEFLVTYIFLVSFLIPFLIIASSHIAVGVRIKRLRMEKQHRSYRVIITIILTFFICCFPYHVCSFCEKKMDGEVFLTAIQFSHYLVFLNSCLNPILYVFMCNEYKKKLKQSLLLVLETAFSEEHLIFRGRQIQKDEQNTKNTF, from the exons TATAAAACCAACAATCTGTCAGCAACACTGAGAAGACATACCAAGGTCAAGACTCAGCTTTTCCCA ATCAATTCACACAACACCAACAGACGTCAACAGACACTTCATCGGGTTTTGTCGGATCAATGTGTTACCC AAAACACAAGTTTTGGACATGAAAACTTGAccagaggcagaacaaacaATATCACTTTGCAGCCTATGGGCTTAGGCTTTTGGATCTTTTTAATATGCATTTTCATTGCCACCTTCATTGTTGGTTTCATTGGAAATGGGCTTGTCATATTTCTGACCGGCTGCAGAATGAAGACGACAGTCAACTCTATTTGGTTTCTCAACATGGCGATAGCAGACATCATCTTCATATTATCCATGATGATATTACCTTTTATTGGCTACTTTTCATCCTTAAGGTATGTTATCTCCAGGATGGTAACACTAAACCTGTTTGCTAGCATTTATTTTCTTGTAGTGATCAGTCTGGACCGATGTCTGTGCACATGGATGGTTGTTTGGGCTCAAAATAAACGAACTGTACTGAGAGCCAGGATCATCTGCGTGATCGTGTGGGTTTCATCCATCAGCAGCAGCATCCCTTCCTTTGTGAATGTGTTTCCTGATGAGTTTCTGgtcacatatatatttttagtgagCTTTCTCATCCCCTTCCTGATCATTGCATCTTCACACATTGCTGTTGGAGTACGAATCAAACGACTCAGAATGGAGAAGCAGCACAGGTCGTACCGGGTCATTATCACTATCATCCTGACTTTTTTCATATGTTGCTTTCCATACCATGTTTgcagtttttgtgaaaaaaaaatggatggagAAGTATTTCTGACAGCAATACAATTCAGTCACTATCTGGTTTTTCTAAACAGTTGTCTGAACCCCATTCTCTATGTGTTCATGTGTAATGAATATAAGAAGAAGCTGAAACAGTCTCTGCTGCTGGTGTTGGAGACGGCGTTTTCTGAAGAACATCTGATCTTTAGAGGAAGGCAGATACAAAAGGACGAGCAGAACACGAAAAACACCTTTTGA